Within the Marinobacter sp. SS13-12 genome, the region ATGGGGGCGCAAACCGTCCTCGAGGGCAGGCCCGTAGATGCCACCCTCTATATGGGCTGCCCGGGACGTCTGGTCCACCTCGATGATGCGGCTGAAACGCTCCATGTCGACGGTAATGGTGCCCGCCCAGTCGCCCTCGTAGCGCGGCTCGGTTCCACCCACCACACTGGAGCCGCCGCCGTAGGGAATCACGGCAGCGCCGCAGCGGCTGGCGTAGTCCAGCACGTCCAGCAGTTCCTGTTCGGTGGACGGGCGGGCAATCAGGTCCGGCGCGCAGCGGTAATCCCCGTCCAGGCCCCGCACAATGTCCCGGAAGGATTTGCCGTAGGTGTGGCCGGCCCGGTCCCGACGGTCCGTGGAAATAATGGGCAGCAATGATTGCGGAGGCTGCAACCGGGGTTCCGGCATTATAAGGTCGGCCAATGCCGGCGGGGCCTGAGGCGTGAACTCTATGCCACCAAACTGCATACCCACCAGTTGACGCAATTGATCAATCTGCTGGTCGTCAAATGCACTGTCTTCATTACCCCAACCCCAGTAATTGCGTATTGTCATGGACATTACCTGTTTATTGTTTTGCATTCAGTCTAGTTCAAGGCAATAGTGGGTGATATACCAGAGCTCATCTGGACTTCGGGTAAAGCGGCCCCTTGCGGAGACCGATTGATGACCACTCCGAACATCGAAAAACGCAGGCTTGCCGCTCTCGATCGCCTGGGTATTCTTGACACTCCGCCGGAGGAACGCTTTGAGCGGCTGACGCGAATTGCGCGACAGTACTATCAGGTCAAAATCGCGCTTTTCACGATCGTCGACAGCGAACGGCAGTGGTTCAAATCCCGGCAGGGCCTGGAGACGCCGGAAACGCCGCGATCCGTTGCCTTCTGTGACTACGCCATACAACAGGACAAGGTCTTTCTGGTGGCAGACGCCGCCGTGGACCCCCGCTTCAGTAAAAACCCCCTGGTGACCGGGGAGCCTTTCATCCGTTTCTATGCCGGTATGCCGGTGCGAGAGCCCAGCGGTTTCAAGATTGGCACCCTTTGCATCATTGACGACAAGCCCCGCCAGCTCAACGAGATTGACCTGGATGTGCTACGGAGCCTCGCCAGTATTGTCGAGGATGAACTGGAGCGCGCCTATCTGGCAGCGACAGACCATGATTATGTGCATGTGTCTCACCTCAGCCGGGCCATCCACAGGGCGCAGAACGTTTTCCTGACCAGCGACAACGAGCGCGCGGCGTTCGAGCAGATGCTGAGCGACCTGCTTTCCTTGACTGGCAGCCAGTTCGGCTTCATCGGCGAAGTGCTTCGCCATGAGGATCAGATCCCTTATCTGAAAATCGGGGCCATCACCAATATCGCCTGGAGCCCGGAAACCCAGGCGTTGTATCAGGAAGTTGAGCGGCGGGGACTGATCTTTGATCGTCTCGACAATATTCTGGGGAAACCCATGGTGACAGGGGAAGTCATCGTCGCCAACGACCTTGAGACCGATCCCCGCCGGGGAGGTTTGCCCAGCGGCCATCCACCCATCACTGCGTATATCGGCATCCCGGTGTTTTCCGGAGACAGACAGATCGGCCTCATTGGTCTTGCCAACCGCCTGGATGGTTACACCGCCAGGCTCGCCGAAGAGCTTGAACCTCTGCTGCAAACCGTCGGCAACCTGATTGAGCGCAAACGGCTCTACCAGGAAAAACGCGAACACCAGAAGAGTCTCGAGCAGGCTGCCAATTACGACTCACTGACCGGGCTACCAAACCGGCGCAGACTGACAGCCCTGTTTGAGCAGGAGCTGTTCGAGGCCAAACAGCGAAAGGGCCTGGTATCGGTCTGTTTTATTGATCTGGACGGTTTCAAGGAAATCAACGACGAACACGGCCATGCGGTGGGTGATGCAGTACTTAAGTCCATCGCCCAGAGGCTGCTATCGAGCGTTCGCGCCCACGATATCGTTGCCCGTCTGGGAGGTGACGAATTTGTGGCCATACTTCGGGATGTGGAGGATGAGCGGGTTTATGCCCGGCTTCTGGAAGCCATCCGCCAGCCCATCAACTACCGGCATTATATTCTGAACCTTTCAGGCAGCATGGGTGTGACTGTCTATCCCAGCGACGATGCC harbors:
- a CDS encoding GGDEF and EAL domain-containing protein, with product MTTPNIEKRRLAALDRLGILDTPPEERFERLTRIARQYYQVKIALFTIVDSERQWFKSRQGLETPETPRSVAFCDYAIQQDKVFLVADAAVDPRFSKNPLVTGEPFIRFYAGMPVREPSGFKIGTLCIIDDKPRQLNEIDLDVLRSLASIVEDELERAYLAATDHDYVHVSHLSRAIHRAQNVFLTSDNERAAFEQMLSDLLSLTGSQFGFIGEVLRHEDQIPYLKIGAITNIAWSPETQALYQEVERRGLIFDRLDNILGKPMVTGEVIVANDLETDPRRGGLPSGHPPITAYIGIPVFSGDRQIGLIGLANRLDGYTARLAEELEPLLQTVGNLIERKRLYQEKREHQKSLEQAANYDSLTGLPNRRRLTALFEQELFEAKQRKGLVSVCFIDLDGFKEINDEHGHAVGDAVLKSIAQRLLSSVRAHDIVARLGGDEFVAILRDVEDERVYARLLEAIRQPINYRHYILNLSGSMGVTVYPSDDADADLLIRHADQAMYAAKEAGKNTYTLFDLDSHFSRKERVKVIEQIGDAIRLGQLELYYQPKVNFTRQCLEGFEALIRWNHPVLGLLSPGYFLEHIEYTEYARSVGNVVIREAITRLQEFADSGLPYTLSVNLSPSHFLGPDFRDDLASALGECPRDIRSHLILEILETTALDDTHKVLKNLQACRDLGVDISLDDFGTGYSSLDLFRRLPAQEIKIDQSFVMDMLDNNDNYRIVSAIVSLSQSFQRRLVAEGIESSAVETKLIELGCELGQGFFYSRPMPLEKTLEWASGFTWDTRANSPEP